The segment ACGTGGACACAGCCGCTCGTGGCGGGCACCAGGCCGGCGGCCACGTTCAGCAGGGTGGTCTTGCCGGCGCCGTTGGGCCCCATGAGGGCCACGACCGACCCGCGGGGGACGACCAGGTCGACGCCGTGGAGCACCTCCACCCGCCCGTAGCCGGCCCGCAGCTCCATGATCTCCAGGGCCGGGATGGCGGCCAGCCGTTCGGCCAGCGTCGTGACGCCCGGGACCTCAGCTGGTGACGACAAGGCCACCCTCCTCCCGCCCTGCCGCGAAGCCGTCGTCCCGCGCCGGGGAGATGCCGGCGGGCGCCGCCCGGCGCTGTTGCCGGGCCCGCATGGAGCCCCGCAGCGAGCGGATGTTCTCCACCGCGTCCGACAGCTGGGTGGCGATCCCTCCGGGGTTGCGGCCGAGGGTGATGGCGCCGAGGCCGACGAGCAGCAGCTGGAAGTTGGGGATCGACTGCAGGTGGCGCTGGATGACCGGGCCCGAGGCGTAGAACACGGACACGAGGAAGGCGCCCGGGACGCTGTCGATGCCGCCGAGGGCCACCAGCAGCAGCACGATCAGGCTGGTGAGCCACTGGAAGTCGGTGGGGCCGACCTCGCCCTGCCACCCGCCGTACATGGCCCCGCCCAGCCCGGCGATGCCGGCGGCCAGCACGAAGGCGGTGACCTTGGTGGCGGTGATGTTCATTCCGATGGAGGCGGACGCCGCCTCGCTGTCGTTGATGGCGGCCAGGCGCCGCCCGAACGGGCCGCGCTTGATGGCCATCACGCCCACCGCCAGGGCGGCGAAGAGGATCGACACCTCCATGAGGAACGCCTTCTGGGAGTGGACCAGGAAACGTCCGACGTTCAGGATCCCCCCGAAGCCCAGGAGCTTGTTGAAGAACAGGTTGTCCATCCCGTAGGCGAAGGCGAAGGTGGCCAGGGCCAGGTACAGCCCCCGCAGCCGTAGAACGACCAGGGCCAGAACCCCGCCGATGAGAGCCGGGAGGGCAAACGCCGCGACCAGCCCCACGATCGAGTTGCCTCCCGCGACCTTCCCCATGAAGTAGGCGCCGAGCCCGGCAAAGGTCATCTGGGCCAGCGACACCTGCCCGCCGTAGCCGGCCAGCAGCACGAGGGAGAGGACCACGATCCCGATGCAGAGCCCGGAGCCGAAGGTGAGCAGGTTGCCGGCGGACAGGATCTGCGCCATGACGAACGTCCCCGCCACGAACAACACGGCAATGCCGAGGGACGGCACCAGCGCCACCGCCTGGCGGCTGCGGCGCAGGGCCAGCCGCGCCGTCTGCAGCCGCTCCTGACGCAGCAGCAGCAGGGCGGCGAACAGCACCGCCATCGGGATCACCGGGTTGAGGTTGGACAGCAGGTTGTTGGGCAGGTAGCCCACCGCGTAGGACCAGACCAGTCCGAGGAACAGGCCGCCCGCCACCGTCAGCGGGAGGCTGCGCAGCCGTCCCGCCACCGCGGCGGCGTAGCCGAAGACCACCAGGAGCGTGAGGTTGAGCTGGTCGAGGTACTGGAGGGGGGCGATCAGGATGCCCGCCAGGGCCGCCAGTGAGGCACCGAGGGCCCAGGAGAGCTGGGCGGTGCGCTGCGGGCTGGCGCCGGCACGCGCCGTGAGGTCGCGGTCGTCCACTACGGCACGCATGGTCATCCCCACGCGGGACCGGGTGAACAGCACGCGGAGCAGGACCGCGACCGCCACCGCGATGCCGAGCACCATGAACTGGTAGTAGGTCACGACGACGCCGAACAGCGAGGCCTGACCGGGGACCAGCGAGGGCAGGTGGCGGGTCACCGTCGGGTTCCACGCCCAGTCGGCCAGGCCGAGCAGGAACAGCAGGATCCCCAGGGTGACGACGAGCGTGACGCCGAGCGACGCCCCGTACAGGGAGCGGATGAAGAAGCGCTCGATCAGGGCGCCGAACAGGGGTGCCATCACGAACAGGACCACGACCAGCGCGATGACCACGGGCACGTGCCACTGCACGGTCAGCTGCCAGTAGGTGAAGGTCATGAACATGCCGATGGCGCCGTGCCCGAAGTTGAAGATGCCCGACGTGGTGTAGGTCACGACCAGGCCGGTTGCGGTCAGGGCGTAGAGGCAGCCGTAGATGATCCCGAGAACCAGGTACGACATGAACAGGCTGTGCATCGGCCCTACTTCCCGGCTCTAGACATGGGCACGGAAGAACGTGCCGTCGCAGCGGAAGCCGGTCGGGGGATCGTCCACCTTGGTGTACTTGCCCCCCTTGAGCTGCAGGATCATGTAGCACGGGCTCGGCTGTTTGGCGCCCACGTCGATGTTCGGGAACATGCCGTTGTCGGAGAAGCCGTGGGTCCCGGCCAGGGCGGCCAGGACCGCCTTGCGGGTCAGGTGGGGGCCGGCCGTCTTGAGGGCCTGGACGAACAGGGCGGCGTTGGCCCACGACGTGTCGGCGAACTGGTCCGGCGTGAAGCCGGGATTGGCCTGCTTGAGCCACTTGTCGAACAGGGCCACCTCCGGCACCGTGCCGGCGTCCTCACCGAGGAACAGCTCCTGGATGGTCGTGGCGTACTGGCCCTCGACGTTGGCGGCTCCGCCGGACTGGCTGATGTAGCCGCCGAAGTAGCAGACCGGGCAGTGCCAGAGGGCGGGCTTCCAGTTCTGCTGGGCGGCCTCGTTGGCGAGGTCGGCGGCGTCCGGGGCGTTCACCGACTGGAGGAACACCTCCTTGATCCCCTGTGACCGCATCCGGACCACGTCGGCGGTGAAGTTGGACTGGGCCGGCGGGAAGTCGTCCTCGTACTTGATCGTGTAGCCCTGAGCCTGCATGTCCTGCTCGATGCCCT is part of the Acidimicrobiales bacterium genome and harbors:
- a CDS encoding ATP-binding cassette domain-containing protein codes for the protein MSSPAEVPGVTTLAERLAAIPALEIMELRAGYGRVEVLHGVDLVVPRGSVVALMGPNGAGKTTLLNVAAGLVPATSGCVHVAGMHVNGVSPETFSRAGVCSIPEGRGVFPNLTVR
- a CDS encoding ABC transporter permease, giving the protein MHSLFMSYLVLGIIYGCLYALTATGLVVTYTTSGIFNFGHGAIGMFMTFTYWQLTVQWHVPVVIALVVVLFVMAPLFGALIERFFIRSLYGASLGVTLVVTLGILLFLLGLADWAWNPTVTRHLPSLVPGQASLFGVVVTYYQFMVLGIAVAVAVLLRVLFTRSRVGMTMRAVVDDRDLTARAGASPQRTAQLSWALGASLAALAGILIAPLQYLDQLNLTLLVVFGYAAAVAGRLRSLPLTVAGGLFLGLVWSYAVGYLPNNLLSNLNPVIPMAVLFAALLLLRQERLQTARLALRRSRQAVALVPSLGIAVLFVAGTFVMAQILSAGNLLTFGSGLCIGIVVLSLVLLAGYGGQVSLAQMTFAGLGAYFMGKVAGGNSIVGLVAAFALPALIGGVLALVVLRLRGLYLALATFAFAYGMDNLFFNKLLGFGGILNVGRFLVHSQKAFLMEVSILFAALAVGVMAIKRGPFGRRLAAINDSEAASASIGMNITATKVTAFVLAAGIAGLGGAMYGGWQGEVGPTDFQWLTSLIVLLLVALGGIDSVPGAFLVSVFYASGPVIQRHLQSIPNFQLLLVGLGAITLGRNPGGIATQLSDAVENIRSLRGSMRARQQRRAAPAGISPARDDGFAAGREEGGLVVTS